In the Chlorobium limicola DSM 245 genome, one interval contains:
- a CDS encoding nucleotidyl transferase AbiEii/AbiGii toxin family protein: MAIDFENDELYAACKAVEPFLDRLVLVGGWAFRALMNIWRKEERETKDTDFAVELVSREAFQEISNHLLANGFKHRNVSDKLKKRKILEYSFEQQDKWIEILPVGEFARDITDLDLKEYRLAFDDNEMLNVRNAAGDALSLKVVHVCSLVVMKVFSYTDRWDERRKDLTDLEYLTEHYGVENDKYGLTVKLKEWFEEKNVPYEMASSHLLGREIQKKLQDELFIETEKRLIKIIERISDSEREETALTKRLNILLEYFQDKYE, encoded by the coding sequence TTGGCTATTGATTTTGAAAATGATGAACTTTATGCCGCATGCAAGGCCGTTGAGCCTTTTTTAGACCGCTTGGTTTTGGTTGGCGGCTGGGCTTTTCGCGCCTTGATGAATATTTGGCGCAAGGAAGAACGCGAGACAAAAGACACTGACTTTGCTGTTGAACTTGTTTCAAGAGAAGCATTTCAAGAAATTTCAAATCACCTTTTAGCAAACGGTTTTAAGCATAGAAATGTATCTGATAAACTCAAAAAAAGAAAAATACTCGAATATTCTTTTGAACAACAAGATAAATGGATTGAAATATTGCCGGTTGGTGAATTTGCAAGGGATATTACCGATTTGGACCTGAAAGAATACAGGTTGGCCTTTGATGATAATGAAATGTTAAATGTGAGAAATGCTGCAGGCGATGCGCTTTCTTTGAAGGTTGTTCATGTATGCTCTTTGGTCGTCATGAAAGTGTTTTCATATACTGACCGTTGGGATGAACGGCGAAAAGACTTGACAGATCTGGAATACCTTACTGAACATTATGGAGTAGAAAATGATAAATATGGCCTAACGGTTAAACTAAAAGAATGGTTTGAGGAAAAAAATGTGCCTTACGAAATGGCTTCAAGCCATTTGCTTGGTAGAGAAATTCAAAAAAAACTTCAGGACGAACTTTTCATAGAAACAGAAAAGCGTTTGATTAAGATAATTGAACGCATAAGTGATTCTGAACGTGAAGAAACAGCTCTCACAAAAAGATTGAATATTTTACTTGAATACTTTCAGGATAAATATGAGTAG